The following is a genomic window from Anopheles aquasalis chromosome 3, idAnoAquaMG_Q_19, whole genome shotgun sequence.
CTTCGATCCATCTGGAGCGTCTGGTGCTATCGAACAACAGTGCGCTCGGTGAGTTCTTTAACCGTACCGGTGAATCGGATCTGTTTCTGCGGCTCGGTGTGACCACACGGCTTGCCACGATCGAACTCGAGCGGTGTAATCTCACCGACATTAGCCTGACGAACGGAGCGGGACTCGAACGGGCACTGCTCGGTCACAATCGATTCCAGCAGTTGTCGCAGCTGCCGAAGCAACTGACCCACCTGGACGTAAGCGGTACACCGATCCGCTCGTTGCCACCCAAGTTCCTGCCCTACCTGCTGCACCTCGATACGCTCATCATGCAGGACATGCCGGCGCTGATTATGCTCGAGGCGTACTCGCTGTACGGGTTGCCCCGGTTGACCTATCTGAACCTGCAAGGTTCCCGTAACCTCACCACGGTCCATGGTCATCTTTTTGGACAGAATGTGGTGCGCAACGAGACGACGGATGCGGGGCTGAAGCGTCTCGTCCTTGCTGGGACGAGCATCCGAACGCTGAACGATTCGTTGCAGGTGGCCTTCGAGAGTTTGCGACTGTTGGATCTGCGAGGTGCTCCGTTGTACTGCGACTGTAAGTTGCGGTGGTTGCGAGAGATGCGCAATCTTACCACGACCGGAATGTGCCTGAAGCCGAGTTCGTTGCGCCGGGCACCGTTTGGATTGGTGCAGCCTCATCAGTTCGAGTGCCGATCGGAACAGTCTTGGGTTTACACGGTGTTCAACGTGATCTTGgctgtgctgctggtcgtggGGGTTGGTGTTGGTATCTATCTGATCGTGAGAGCGATCCGACCGGGGCCACAGGTTGTGATGCGCCGGGTAGGGGAAACGAGCCCCTATGCTCGTGTCACGATCGAGCCGAATCAGGCCGAGAACCTCTAGTGTGGTTCTAGGACTAGTGGACTGTCAGATCGTAAATCCGGGAAGCAACCTGCTGAATTCCCTTCAATTTGAAGTACAGATAGGATTACAGATCGCTAGGTAACGTAAAATACTGTTTGTTCGAATCAGTGCCATTagaaaaaaagtatttttgACTTAAGAAACAAGCAAATAGGTTTCGAAAAACTAATAGGCAGGGCATAGGGTAAGAGATGTAACCGATCGTTAGGGGCGTATTATTAAAAACTCATTTTGATCATTACTTCCGATCATCCAATCAATTTGAAGTGTCAACTGTGTACAATCCATTTCATGCACTGATCGAATGTATCCTTAGTTCCTGTGTCAACAATTACTCAACGTTAAAGTAAGCTAACTCATATCCTTACAACCATCCTTACCAAGACCATTATGTTAAGCGCTAGACTAGAGAGACCAGAAGCAGGGTTGTGACAGAACATGTAAAGAAAATACTAAGCAAACATGTTAACAGATTCATATTGTCAAAAGTAGTAAAATAAAGATTTTTATAAATATGtgtttttgtaaaatgtaattaattttatacAGTAAAAGTGACCAGAGGGTGCATGATCTACTTGCTGGGATGCCCATTAAGCATATGACAACgattcattattttatttttttgcgtttctttattaattttttCCCCGAAATGGAACAATCACaatttttggtgtgttttttaaCATAATTTGGAGGAATAACGTCAAATATTTAGCAACTTGTTAAGTGCTTTGTTTACGAACAACCGCCATCgtttgttttataaaaaaaatcatatttgtTTCagcaataaattgaaattgaattgaattaaaatcataaacttGTAAATTGAACTTGGAGCAGTTTATTAAGGCATTTCAAAGGCATAGAGGAAATCTGTTCACCACCCAGACTCATTTCTGAACTATCAAACACGTTGAGTTATGTTTGGTAGTGAAATAGCCTGCTCAAAAGACAATAGAAAGAATGACTCggaaataaaggaaaaacaattccaatcCAATTGATAAAGATGAAGAAAGAATTGCTTAGCATAatgttaaattaatttaaattaactcATTTGATCGTGGGGCAAATTCTTTGGAAAACATTATTTCTGCTCAACTCCGAGATGCGCTGGACAGCATTTTAGATCACATATCGCCCaccccaccggcaccgaaaccgatctaATCGCGCACCTGCGCTTCGTTTAAATTCAAAAAGCAACCGTTGGAAAGATACAAACGACTTCACCGAGCCACAAGCAACCAACCGCAACAGATCGGTGGCATCAGAAACCTCCCGCAAAAAAACGACTTCTTTACCACCCGAAGACGTGCCAGAGTAGACCGCCAGCGATaccgaaacacaaaacaagcgGCCCCGACTGTGCGTGCGGAGCTTTAAACACCGTTACTCTCCACCGATGAAGTCAAACTCCAGGCAAAATGTAAGGTTTttttcggagggggggggggttaatgTTTATCAGCGAAGCCTTCGCTTCTCACGCGCCGCTCCCGATTGTCCCACATCCGGAACGTTTGAAGTAAGCCATCCAGAGTGGGAAAAGCGGGTTGGAAATTGCTCTCCATTAGCCGGACAGACAGGGGTCATGATAAACATCAGAACATATTGCTTCTTCACAGGGCCCAGTGCCCAAGATCTTCCCTCTTGGGTCAAGCACAGTTTGCGAGATCTTTAaccccgttgccgttgccgcgATTGATCGTGCGTTGCAGGTGCAGGGCATCAGCTTTCGCCCCCTCGGGCCGCGATGGCATTCCAGCGGCATTCTCATCTTTCTGCCGTCGAGAGGGGAGGTCCAGTAGCTCAAATGCTCAAATTTCGCCCATCATCCCCCTCGGGGGGCCCTGAATGTGGCTCATATTCTACTACGCCTTACGCCAGGCCCCCCCACAAACGTGAATAGTTTGATGGGGCAAACCCCCGCGgctcacaaacacgcacgcacaccgggaAACTGGACAGGAACTGTGCCGTAAGTAGGTTGAGCGTGTCTCGGTGGCAAAAGAGCTTTACTTTCGTTCTTTCACcgtgatttgctgctgctggtgccccgGTGGTGCGTGTCTACGTCAGCACGTTAGCCAGGGAACcacaaggagagagagagcgcgcaccaCGAGCTCGATCTCTCATTGGCCACCGCTGCTTGTTGTCAGCTGTTAGATTTGGAGATCATCAGATCGCAACCACAAGACgacgcagagcagagagatCAGTGAGCAGCGGCGAGCGAATgccaagagaaaaaaaacagatacagagaggaagagagctcGACAAGATCAGGTGACACGCGGACAACTTCGCGCGCGATCACAAcatacaacgacgacgcggacgacgacgacgatgatcgctCGCGGCGGCCTAGAAGCGTGGAATTATCTAATCGAGGACGCTCTGCCCACCCGGCAGCAGGTAGCACACCAACAGGAGCTCACCATCAGTTCCACTCGGTCGCtcgtgtcgtcgtggtcgagcGGTTGGTTGAGcgaacgctttttttttgttccgtgCGTAGTATCTTCCCTAGTGTTCCCCTATCGTTGGCCATAACGTCAGTAGCGAACAAGCGCAGCACTGTGCCTGCCTGTAGCGTGCAAATGGCTACTACCGAAACCACCACGTCACCATGGTGACAGCTGAGTGACGGTACGGTGAAGACCACGTagtcgaccgaccgatccaAAGTGAATCTTCCGGCGGGGTGCTAATTAGCTGTGGCCGCAGCCAGTGTGTCCCCGTGcgcctctatctctctctctgtgtctgtgaatTATGTTGCGTGGCCGAAAGGTGTCCAAAGCAATGCCTGCAACAGCCCGGTAACAGCCCGGTACAAGAAAGGTTAATTGGAAAGGTGCCTCATCTTCTGTGAGCTTGCTGCCTGGGCTCGTGCTGGCGTGTAGGCATTGGGTCCCGGTGTCCCCGTGAACCCGAACGCATTTCACGCGTTTCCAGCTAATTGCGAACATCAACACATGACGGCGTGACCGTGCGCCGTCGCTTGTTCGCGTGTTACTAGTACTAGAGACTAGAGAGCAGAGAGCCTTACTCCCTGAAGAGCGCCCCCGAAAACGGAATCCAATTATTGAACAGTATCAGGGAGTCTGCCGTGTTGTAAAATGGTCCTGATGTCCTGTTGTTCcttctcgagctcgagtggcCATGCGGATGGTACGGGTACCGGCTCAGGGCACCGGTATCCGTACGGTTCGGACGCTAGCAACGTGACAGGTAAGTGAACAACACCGGAAGCATCGTCGCTGGCACTGGTCACTGGTTAAATGGCCGTCAGgtcatgtcgtcgtcgtcgccgttagGTCGCGAGCTTCCAGGGGGATTACAAGCGAGACCAGAAATGCACCGATTGGACCGAGAGAGTTTACTAGAACATGACAATCTACAAAACACCTTCGGAAACCATCGACTAAGTGACCAAGTACACCAATGGCTGACGTGAAAAACGACATTGAACTCACTTCATTTATTCAGCTGTTGTTTTATGGATAAACCTGGGCCACAATTTGAAAGTACAGCTCGTTGTGCCACACACCCCGTGGCCATAAAACCTCTCGCGGGAGAACTGTTTATCTACCGCTGGGAGCTCTTCGGGGACATTAAAGAGAAAGTCGCTTCCAAATCTGATTCCAAACTTCCCAGCCCACCCTGTGCGTtaagtggtggtggcgagaacTAGCGAGAACCGGACCTGGCATAGAGCGGAACACCGGAGGGACCACAACGCACTCAGGAAGCTCCGAAGCTGATTAGAAACTTTCGTTCAAAACGCAAAGCCCATTCCAAAACCATTTCAACCTTCCACCGGCATTACCGTCGAGTTCTCGTTATCCAATAAATTCTCTCTGCGAAAACCCCCGTGCCCCGTGTTTCCGCTGGACACCTGACCGATGCACCGATCTCTCTctagccctctctctctatttatgTGTTCCGCCTTGGGCATGGGAATTGGGCGCACCGGAGGGACCACCGGATAATGAGGGTCTGTCTCGAGTGACCGCGTGACACAAACGCGACAAATAGTTTACTAGACTTGTCCCCGAGTGCGCGGTCTGTTTATGACCACATAACCATCGCCCATCGCCGGGATCCGATGGGGTGACCGATTACACCGCGGTCCGGATCTAGAAAGTCGGTCACCGGGGAGGAGCGGACCATCTTGAACATCCGTCTAGCTTCGGATGGCTTCGAGAGCTTGGCCGCGACCTCGTCAACTAGCGCTCCATGTGAATGCAAATTGCTCGTGACATTGTTCGCCGAGATGGGGAAGAATTTCGCTATCGAGGGACAGCAGCCGTCGACTTGGGACGAGGGGATCGAGGTGAGGTTGATCGTTCAttagctcatcatcatcgttgttggcgtcggcgtcggcgttcATCGTTGTCTTCGATTGATTGTGGGCCTTCTACGGAAGGGGTGAAGGTAGTTCCACCCCGAACAAAGGAGAATGTTTGCCGACGACTTTGCACGCGTGGAGCAACTGGAATGCGATTCTGCGATAATGTGTTCGGTTTGGTTACATCTCCGCTAGAATGTTTATCGGAGCGCGCACTGCTGCGCCAACCATTTGCTGAGGTTggcataaaatataaaataatgttTACAGTAAAGCGACTGATAAACTGTTTGGAATTGGGACGAATGAGGACCAAGAAGTTGAATTACATTTATGGAGCACAACTTTTCATTAAAAGGGTGTTGGAAAAgggatttgtgttttgttatgttatacttttttcatcaaaatatgcTATATTATCATACATAGATAGTCATTTTTAAATAGTTTAATAATGAGTATCGATTAAACTATCCATCGATATTACGCTTTGATGAAGGTTGGTTCAAATAACTTTATAAAAAACTTATTTAAACACTAATAGGAATAAGCACTATCACTATTGCTTGTCGTTTCACGacaataaagtaaaaaacatccaacatgGTTTTGAAATTGGGAGTATTCGAGCTCATAAAACACAATTCTCGTTAAATGCATTCGAGGAAAGCATAAATGAGCTCAGAAGACACTTATGATGATAGCTTTTAAGCTTTTCAAACATTCATCTTCAACTTTGCCTAGCCAAAGGCCCAAATCAATCAACAGAGTTTAGATTGAGCAAAATATTGCCACATCAGTAGCCCAAGGGGATTTAAAATCCCAGAAGTGAGATTAAAAAGCCTAGAAAGTCCTTCATACAGAGTTGTTTTCTCAAAACTATAGAATGTTGAACGTTGAGAAGTAGTACAAATCGATAGAGGGACGATATTCATATTGCCCTCAACACTGTTAAGCTTTTGAAGCTCCAGATAATCAACGAGAATCCTGGGAATTGTGGCCAAACTTCCAAATCTTATTTGTAAAAACGAATCAAACAGAACATCCTTCTATCGTCACCGGAGTTGTGTAACAATTCAATCCAATTAGTTCGCAATAAGAGACACATCCGGCAATCATCACTGCTTCCTTTGCAGCCAGCATCGatcggaagcataaaaaaagcattACATTTCAATACAAAGAAGCCCTGAGCCCAGCCGAACCAAATTACCGATTAATTCATTCGCATCTTCCCCGTCGAGAGGGAGCTTCCTCGATACGGCCACCACAGCAGAGCACATCAGGTCAGGTCAGCCCAGGACACTAATTAAACCGTTGTTCAACCttggaaggaagcgaaggatgCCCCATGGGCTACCGCGTtctcgccaaaaaggaaagacgAGCAACAGCACGTGGCATGGACAGATGTACAACTCATCAGCGCTCACGCCTTGCCGCGCCGTGCTTGTCCTGTGCTCCTTCGAGTTGCCCACGAGATGAATCCCACAGGACGAATCCAAGAATCACTGGACCAAACAGAGAATCGTGCCAAACGTGTAGAAAGAGAACGGAGAATGTCAATGGCACTACTGCTAAAGAAATGATAACAGATAAAAGGGATACaaatgaacgaacggaaccggaCCGAAAACTTGGAACCGGGCACCGGTACACACCAGATGGTGGGCTCTGTGCCCTGGTGCGAATGAATCATTTGCCGGATtccgttcgtttccgtttccagtTCTTCGCTTTCTTATGCTTTCCGTTCTCCGGCGGGCTCTCCGTTAACCTTTCGATTATCTTTTTGACCACGGGACATTCACCGGGGGCGATACGGGCACGTCCGTTTACGTGCACTGCAATCTGACGACGTCTTGTGCATGGTGGGAGGACAGCAGAAAGGGCAACAGATGGTCGCTATAACGGTCGGCGACAAGCGAAACatcctttcatttcatttcgtttcatcgCCACCCCCTCCGTTGGTCCGTTGGTTGAAGATGCAGCCCACGCTGTAAGTTTGGCTGTAATTAAAAGCTCATCCTGTctgtcagccagctagccagccagctagtgtCCTGTGTCCAGCGGAGCCAACGGATGAACCTTTAACCTCAGCATCATAAGGTCATGCATTACTTCCCGCCgagggcaccgggcaccgggcctGGCCGTCTACCTATAGTGCGGTGGGATATTGAAAAGAATAAattttctcccctttcccAGGACAGCTCCATGGCACGCCACGCCCGGGGACTTCCGGATGAATGCCAGACGGAAGCGGGAAATAAAACTCCTGTAATTTGGGACCATCGTGCATCCGGTTTCCATCCGGCCGACCgaaaatgtgtcacaaatGTGGCATCTCGCAGTGCACTGAACCGATAGAGGGTGGAAGAACACGTGAAACTGGGAACGTGGGAGGTGGGACAAAATACGGCTTTTAATTAGAAGGACACTAGCACGGCTTCGTGGTGCTTTATGTGGTAGGCGTTCACGGGGCGCTTGACCGTCGTGACAGAACCGCAGCAGTCACAATGAAACGGGCCTCTGGGGCCGTTATGTTGGGGAATAATGGTGACCATCGGATCAAGCAGGCGATGCAGAATGTTTCTAAAACTAGTTTGACGTTTGATTAGTTTTACTAAAACTATTTGATCAAAGTAGGCACGAAGCCGTTGGCGTAACGACGAGAGTCTGACAGATGCTATTGTTCTGTTCCATTATCTACTTTTTGAGCAGCTCTTTATCTTTCGACTGTTTCATTTTGTAACACAAAAAGTTACATGCAAATCTAATCACTAATTATTCAACTATTAAATGCTTAATTGTATGGGTCCAGTATGTTCTCGCGAgtggaaatgtttgttttataagATAGTTTACTTCCTTACGAAATAAACTAACATCCATTGACttatattgttttaaaaaaataaaatcaagtTTAAGGAAAGGTAAAGGATGACTATAACAACATAATTAACACTTACAATTAACAACGAGGTGTATGCCAAGAACTTCTAGTGATACAAAGGACTTTGAAAACTCTTAATCAGTTAATTAAGACCATTTGAAATCAACTACTATTCGCACTATTTTAGCAAACGATTCGGTTTACGACCTCACGAAGGATCGTTCGCATTCCATGCATTCCTTGCTGCCCACGGACGTCAAGGGCGGAAGTAATTTGCAAATTGACCCGCGACCGTTTAGATTCACCGATCCGGGAAAGCTTAGGAcgctcggatcggatcggatcggatcgaatcgaaccaatCAATCAAGCTAAATGGTGATGCAAATGAGTTCCcttccaacgacgacgacaacgacaacgacgagacCGGAGGGCAAAGGATGTTACCCGCTCGTTAGCAGCATTACTGAATGGTCGCAATTGTTGTaatctccctctcttcctccaaCAGAGAAGCACTACGGATGCTACAAGGCCGGTATCTTCTTCGCGCTCGccatcatcctgctgctgctggtcggttgcGTACCGGTCTTCCTACTCACCGCCAACAGTAACCTCATCCTGCTGATCCTGCTCGTCACGCTCCTGCTGATCGGTCTGGTCACCTTCGTCTACTTCCGCTGGCAACGCAACCGAGCGCTCGCCATGCGTCGCACGTACGAGCAGCAAAAGTTCGCGCTCACCCGACTCCCaccagcggcaacggcggcgTCAGGATCGAAGGACGCCGAAACGGCGAACGGTAAAGCCGGCCCGATGAACGGCAACACAGCATCACCGTACGGCCATCAGCAGGTACGCAAGAACcctttccgtgttccgtgacGTGCGAAGCGTAAATTGTATTCCAAATAATTAACCTAATTAACGCACCACGTCCGCCCCGGGATTGGGCCGCGAAATTGGCCGTGTCCTTTGGCcctcctcactctctctctccttctctgatcgttttccgcttttccctTGGTTTCAGAACATGGCCGGCCTTAAGGGTGAACCGGCGGGCTCGGAGCAATCCTCGCAAAGGACGGCGACCACCGTCAcaccaaacaaccaccaacaacaaccgcggTATTCGTTTATTTGAACggaccggcaccaccacgggaATGTGGTTTCGTTTCGACAACCAATCGCTTCCCGCAATTGGTTCATTGTTTTCAAGGGAATCGGGAATGATGACAGAACCGTAGCGTAGCACCGGAAATGCAAACATTTGGCAGGAAAGAAACCGCGACCAATCAGCGCGACCGCTCTCCTCAAACCACAATCCACTCTCTGCacgtttggtttcgtttacCCTTTTTTGTGAATTCCACTCACAAGGGTACACATTCCGGCGCACACACTCCAGGCATTGCAGGATACTCTTCCCACCAAACCGAACAAGCAGCTGGTCAAGCTGGTGtaagcaaacaagcaagcaatcaattatgcatcgatcatcttcatcacacCTGCAAGCGATGCAGCGGACGGACGTAATTTAACCACCTTTCGCACCTTCATTTATCGGTTTCAACTTCAGTTTCAAGTATCAAATGCACGTGCACCAGCTGAAGTCCCTGCAATTAATGGTGCACACGGCTTTGGTTAGCCATTTTCCTGCAATCGAGTGGAGAGTACATTTCGTTGCGTTACtgaaagaagtgaaatgaaatgctctGGCGGAAACATTGTTAACAGTTAATTCGTGATAGTGACTAGATAGGGTGTAGTagaaatgttaaaataataaacctTTTTATATTAATACTTGAGCACTTTTTGTCCGAAGTTG
Proteins encoded in this region:
- the LOC126576252 gene encoding leucine-rich repeat neuronal protein 2-like, coding for MWTNGRTRFMITVCVLLSTLIGTSLCEEADAPAAAEDVRPQTQSLPVPVSHLCNFTKPLLDPTETEDDGYCICNTHNGQPWGIPVVEINCRNRLLTHLFVPGVVEQLPQGTVRLDLSHRELTDVPWLAGSSLHYLHLDHNAITTVPDKVFANLSSLLELDLSRNRIEVLSTDALAGLAMLKLLDLSHNHLRTIELNAFSASIHLERLVLSNNSALGEFFNRTGESDLFLRLGVTTRLATIELERCNLTDISLTNGAGLERALLGHNRFQQLSQLPKQLTHLDVSGTPIRSLPPKFLPYLLHLDTLIMQDMPALIMLEAYSLYGLPRLTYLNLQGSRNLTTVHGHLFGQNVVRNETTDAGLKRLVLAGTSIRTLNDSLQVAFESLRLLDLRGAPLYCDCKLRWLREMRNLTTTGMCLKPSSLRRAPFGLVQPHQFECRSEQSWVYTVFNVILAVLLVVGVGVGIYLIVRAIRPGPQVVMRRVGETSPYARVTIEPNQAENL
- the LOC126576279 gene encoding uncharacterized protein LOC126576279, encoding MVLMSCCSFSSSSGHADGTGTGSGHRYPYGSDASNVTEKHYGCYKAGIFFALAIILLLLVGCVPVFLLTANSNLILLILLVTLLLIGLVTFVYFRWQRNRALAMRRTYEQQKFALTRLPPAATAASGSKDAETANGKAGPMNGNTASPYGHQQNMAGLKGEPAGSEQSSQRTATTVTPNNHQQQPRYSFI